In Paenibacillus segetis, a single genomic region encodes these proteins:
- the qoxA gene encoding cytochrome aa3 quinol oxidase subunit II — protein sequence MKRKGLLLAGFSALLVLLTGCNSLAVLNPKGPVAKTQSEVIIFSMIVMALILLVVYVLYVVIISKYRASKAAPDYEPPHEEGNWLLEMIWIVIPIIIVTVLSVVTVRSTSAVEKVPAGYEDQKPLVIYASSSDWKWHFSYPEEGIETVNYVNIPVNRPVEFRLYSFSAITSFWVPQLGGQKYAMSDMVNTLNLVAEHQGSFVGKNSNFSGKGFSQMEFEVLAMSDKEYAEWIKDVKNTASELTEEEFNTLLETNFVGRKTYTSTHLDFRPAPEGENAGHDHGGSTDSESNSDSEMDHSEMDHSNMDMDHSTDNTTNGN from the coding sequence ATGAAAAGGAAAGGGTTGCTGCTTGCTGGTTTTTCAGCGCTTCTTGTTCTCCTGACCGGTTGTAATTCATTAGCAGTATTGAATCCGAAAGGTCCTGTGGCCAAGACCCAATCTGAAGTCATTATTTTTTCTATGATAGTAATGGCGCTTATATTGCTAGTTGTTTATGTGTTGTACGTGGTTATAATCTCCAAATACCGCGCTTCTAAAGCGGCACCAGATTATGAACCACCCCACGAAGAGGGGAATTGGTTGTTAGAAATGATTTGGATTGTCATTCCAATCATTATTGTCACTGTATTGTCTGTCGTTACGGTACGTAGTACTAGTGCGGTGGAGAAGGTACCAGCGGGTTATGAGGATCAGAAACCGTTGGTTATTTATGCGTCATCCTCGGACTGGAAATGGCATTTCAGCTATCCAGAGGAAGGGATTGAAACAGTTAACTATGTTAACATTCCTGTTAATCGCCCAGTAGAATTTAGATTGTACTCCTTCAGTGCAATTACGAGTTTCTGGGTTCCACAACTTGGCGGCCAGAAATATGCCATGAGCGATATGGTTAACACGCTTAACCTTGTAGCAGAGCATCAGGGTTCTTTCGTTGGTAAGAACTCTAACTTCTCGGGTAAAGGCTTCTCCCAAATGGAGTTTGAGGTTCTAGCGATGTCGGACAAAGAATATGCAGAGTGGATTAAAGATGTTAAGAATACGGCTTCGGAATTGACCGAGGAAGAATTTAATACATTGTTGGAAACGAACTTTGTAGGTAGAAAAACATATACCTCAACGCACTTGGACTTCCGTCCAGCGCCTGAGGGTGAGAATGCTGGACATGATCATGGAGGTTCAACGGATTCCGAATCTAATTCGGACTCTGAAATGGATCACTCCGAGATGGATCATTCCAATATGGACATGGACCATTCCACAGATAACACGACGAATGGTAACTAA
- a CDS encoding tyrosine-type recombinase/integrase yields the protein MKTENNLLALRQKIPSHSPDHNYTDEQIIQMFLSVCTTAPNTRRNYYRAISDFQNFLSGIPLKDVTWREIEAYKLSLTQGIYRTSGRPLAPASVAAFIAPLKSFFKWGSEDGISIFQHNPTASVRIPTTTVTSRRHYLTKNEVGELLEILREQSLRNYLIGLSLVLLGLRVSELSGIRWGDFHNDALGTSTWLTISHAKRGKVREVKVPQQLWKLYLEHARSLCDTSDPDQDLVLFQVTPRQIQRIIKAAGERSRFVKRPTPHWLRHTNATLALLQGASLQQVQETLGHSHINTTQRYLHTVEQMKKAAPDFVQDCLQEYID from the coding sequence ATGAAAACAGAAAATAATCTATTAGCACTTCGACAGAAAATTCCATCCCATTCTCCGGATCATAATTATACTGACGAGCAGATCATTCAGATGTTTCTATCGGTATGCACTACAGCTCCCAATACGAGAAGAAATTATTATAGAGCGATTAGCGATTTCCAAAACTTTTTATCGGGTATCCCGTTAAAAGACGTAACTTGGCGAGAAATTGAAGCCTACAAGCTTTCATTAACTCAAGGTATATATAGAACCTCAGGAAGACCCTTGGCACCCGCAAGTGTAGCAGCCTTTATAGCTCCTTTGAAATCTTTCTTTAAATGGGGAAGTGAAGACGGCATCAGTATATTTCAGCATAATCCAACGGCTAGTGTTCGTATTCCGACTACCACGGTTACGAGCAGACGCCATTATCTGACCAAAAATGAAGTCGGAGAATTATTAGAGATTTTGCGGGAACAAAGTTTGCGTAATTACTTAATTGGCCTTTCGCTTGTGCTTTTAGGGCTCCGTGTTTCAGAACTCTCAGGAATCAGATGGGGAGATTTTCATAACGATGCCTTGGGGACATCAACTTGGCTTACCATATCGCATGCAAAACGAGGGAAGGTTCGAGAAGTTAAAGTACCTCAACAACTTTGGAAACTGTATTTGGAGCATGCCCGTTCTCTTTGTGATACATCTGATCCCGATCAGGACTTAGTGCTTTTTCAGGTCACTCCACGCCAGATCCAAAGGATAATCAAAGCTGCAGGCGAGCGCAGTCGGTTTGTTAAGAGACCGACCCCTCACTGGCTTCGTCATACAAACGCTACGTTAGCTCTTCTTCAAGGAGCCTCTTTACAGCAGGTGCAAGAGACTCTAGGACACTCACATATTAATACAACACAACGTTATTTACATACGGTAGAGCAGATGAAGAAAGCAGCCCCAGATTTTGTTCAAGACTGCTTGCAAGAATATATCGATTGA
- the qoxC gene encoding cytochrome aa3 quinol oxidase subunit III: MKLDNTLPLEYQSEENSNRILGFWLFLGAEIVLFSTLFAVYLTLWTRTGNGPDAKEIFELGPVLIETFVLLTSSFTCGLAIHSMRLGLKKPAMVFFSITLLLGLVFLGVEITEFVTYVNEGATLQTSAFLSSLFVLLGTHGLHVFMGLLWGGGLMLQIRREGFTLETSNKSFIFSLYWHFLDVVWIFIFSFVYLKGLM, translated from the coding sequence ATGAAATTAGACAATACTTTGCCACTTGAATATCAATCAGAAGAGAATAGTAACCGGATTTTAGGATTCTGGTTGTTCCTTGGAGCAGAAATTGTGCTCTTCTCGACTCTGTTTGCCGTCTATCTGACCTTGTGGACTCGTACAGGTAATGGACCTGATGCTAAAGAAATATTTGAACTGGGCCCTGTGCTCATTGAAACATTTGTACTCTTGACCAGTAGTTTTACCTGCGGTCTTGCGATTCATAGTATGCGGCTTGGACTGAAAAAGCCTGCAATGGTGTTCTTCTCGATCACACTACTATTGGGCCTTGTGTTCCTTGGTGTAGAGATTACGGAGTTTGTAACGTACGTAAATGAAGGAGCAACGCTTCAGACTAGTGCGTTCCTCTCCAGCTTGTTTGTACTGCTAGGAACACACGGACTGCACGTGTTCATGGGCTTGCTGTGGGGTGGAGGACTTATGCTACAAATCCGGCGTGAAGGCTTCACGTTAGAGACGTCAAATAAGTCGTTTATATTCTCGCTATACTGGCATTTCCTTGACGTTGTCTGGATTTTCATTTTCAGTTTTGTATATTTGAAAGGACTGATGTGA
- a CDS encoding cold-shock protein: METGTVKWFNAEKGFGFIEVEGGNDVFVHFSAITGEGFKTLDEGQRVQFNVVQGNRGPQAENVVKL; encoded by the coding sequence ATGGAAACAGGAACAGTAAAATGGTTTAACGCTGAAAAAGGCTTCGGTTTTATCGAAGTTGAAGGCGGAAACGATGTATTCGTACACTTCAGCGCTATCACTGGCGAAGGTTTCAAAACGCTTGACGAAGGCCAACGTGTGCAATTCAACGTTGTTCAAGGCAACCGTGGACCACAAGCCGAAAACGTTGTAAAACTGTAA
- a CDS encoding EAL domain-containing protein — MSLITYMNEQGYLRDNNISDCQYSYESRDEAMRILEYVNNYCLITGDELIGSLINGECHDRSPLWFPIPQMEFRLNRRRIINIIVNQGIESHMQPIVNTQKKVIGYEFLLRSSSSRNFFYPSDLFDIARETGLQSQLDQAARLTAIETSARHLPQGIKRFINFLPSSIENPNQCLNQTFVAMEQLSLDARDFVFEVVETERITHMAHLKEIFEVCRRKGISLALDDVGSGYSTLEEMDALRPDYIKIDRSLVGGCSQDQAKQEQIKLIIQRASAFGGKALAEGVEQMEDFQFCVDSGVVLAQGYLFGKPGKPY, encoded by the coding sequence ATGTCATTGATAACATATATGAATGAACAGGGGTATTTGCGTGATAACAATATATCTGATTGCCAGTATTCGTATGAATCAAGGGATGAGGCAATGCGGATACTTGAATACGTGAATAACTATTGTTTAATAACAGGTGATGAGTTAATTGGGAGCTTAATTAATGGAGAGTGCCATGATCGATCTCCTTTATGGTTCCCAATACCTCAAATGGAGTTTAGACTAAATCGACGCAGAATTATTAATATTATCGTTAATCAAGGTATTGAGAGTCATATGCAGCCTATTGTGAATACCCAAAAAAAGGTCATTGGATATGAATTTCTACTGCGTTCATCATCGAGTAGAAATTTCTTTTATCCCAGTGATCTATTTGATATAGCCAGAGAGACTGGGCTTCAATCTCAATTAGATCAAGCTGCTAGATTGACTGCTATTGAGACGAGTGCGCGACACTTGCCTCAGGGGATCAAGCGGTTTATTAATTTTTTGCCTTCTTCTATTGAGAATCCGAATCAATGCCTAAATCAGACATTTGTTGCGATGGAGCAACTGTCTCTTGACGCGCGGGACTTCGTATTTGAAGTTGTGGAGACGGAACGAATCACACATATGGCTCATTTGAAGGAGATATTTGAAGTATGTCGCCGGAAGGGGATTTCCTTGGCCCTTGACGATGTGGGATCAGGTTATTCAACGCTCGAAGAAATGGATGCACTGCGGCCAGATTATATCAAGATTGATCGAAGTTTAGTTGGCGGATGTAGCCAAGACCAAGCAAAGCAAGAGCAGATTAAGCTTATCATACAGCGAGCGAGTGCTTTTGGAGGGAAGGCTCTGGCTGAAGGAGTAGAACAAATGGAGGATTTTCAATTTTGTGTGGATAGTGGTGTGGTATTGGCTCAGGGTTACTTGTTTGGTAAACCTGGCAAGCCTTATTGA
- a CDS encoding RNA polymerase sigma factor, giving the protein MHENFMSIYDQYFDDVYRFVLFKTGDRWVTDDLVSEIFRKVFQRLDTVGAVEPDQWKPWLMTISRNTVIDYYRRKKDYPYGHDPEVLGYSQVQLSFTVSDPRNDCLEQSLRALTPEEREIMNLKYVVGLKYVEIGEMLGKEESWLKVKAHRIKGKMATFINRCIGGGER; this is encoded by the coding sequence TTGCATGAGAATTTTATGAGTATCTATGATCAGTACTTTGATGATGTATACCGATTTGTTTTATTTAAAACCGGAGATCGATGGGTTACAGATGATTTAGTAAGTGAGATTTTTCGTAAAGTATTTCAAAGATTAGATACTGTTGGAGCAGTAGAGCCTGATCAATGGAAACCGTGGTTGATGACAATCAGTCGTAATACAGTGATCGATTACTATCGTCGAAAAAAGGACTACCCATATGGTCACGATCCGGAAGTCCTTGGATATTCACAGGTTCAATTGTCTTTTACTGTGAGTGATCCACGAAATGATTGCTTGGAACAATCGCTTCGTGCACTTACTCCGGAGGAAAGAGAGATTATGAACCTTAAGTATGTTGTTGGACTGAAATATGTAGAAATCGGTGAAATGCTTGGAAAGGAAGAGTCGTGGTTAAAAGTTAAGGCACACCGCATTAAGGGAAAGATGGCGACATTTATTAATAGATGTATTGGAGGTGGAGAACGATGA
- the qoxB gene encoding cytochrome aa3 quinol oxidase subunit I, which produces MKWDEFFVTGEPMIYGAMASIVLASLAIVVGLTYFKKWGYLWREWLTTVDHKKIGIMYIIAALLMLFRGGMDGLLMRAQLAVPENGLLDAQHYNEIFTTHGLIMILFMAMPFVIGLMNVVVPLQIGARDVAFPRLNAVSFWLFFAGAMLLNISFVIGGSPDAGWTAYFPLASIELSPTVGNNYYSIALQIAGIGTLLTSVNFLVTILKMRAPGMKLMRMPMFTWSVLITNVIILFAFPVLTVSLALMMFDRMFGAQFFTMANGGMDMLWANLFWVWGHPEVYIVILPAFGIYSEIISTFSRKNLYGYKSMVYSMVVISLLSFLVWAHHFYTMGHGVTVNGFFSISTMAIAVPTGVKIFNWLFTLRKGKIEFTTPMLYSLAFIPIFTIGGVTGVMLAMASADYQYHNTMFLVAHFHYVLIPGTVFAVLAGFYYWFPKMFGFRLNDRQGKRAFWLIAVSFNVTFLPLFFLGLKGMTRRTYTYSAETGFGPLNMIASIGAIGLALGFVYLVYNIYWSFRYAKRDTTNDPWDARTLEWSIPSPVPEYNFALIPKVNGLDPFWESKKTGQPLTEGEYEEIHMPNNSGQPFILGMIFMAFGFCMVFSWWVPSIIFGIGIVIMLAVRSFERDHGRHISVKEIRETEQRLRGEQS; this is translated from the coding sequence ATGAAATGGGATGAATTTTTCGTTACAGGGGAACCGATGATTTACGGTGCGATGGCTAGTATTGTTCTGGCATCACTCGCAATTGTCGTTGGTCTGACCTATTTTAAAAAATGGGGTTACCTGTGGCGTGAATGGTTGACGACTGTTGACCATAAGAAAATCGGTATCATGTATATTATTGCTGCCCTACTGATGCTTTTCCGCGGTGGTATGGACGGGTTGCTTATGAGAGCCCAACTCGCTGTTCCGGAGAATGGACTTTTGGACGCGCAGCATTACAATGAAATATTTACCACACACGGTCTTATCATGATTCTATTTATGGCGATGCCATTTGTTATAGGACTGATGAACGTCGTGGTACCACTGCAAATTGGTGCTAGAGACGTTGCTTTCCCAAGACTTAACGCAGTCAGCTTCTGGTTGTTCTTCGCCGGTGCGATGCTACTAAACATTTCATTTGTTATTGGGGGTTCACCAGATGCAGGTTGGACGGCTTATTTCCCACTAGCAAGTATAGAGCTTAGCCCGACTGTAGGTAATAACTATTACTCTATCGCGTTGCAGATTGCAGGGATAGGTACTTTGTTAACAAGTGTGAACTTCTTGGTAACGATTCTTAAAATGCGTGCGCCTGGTATGAAATTAATGCGTATGCCGATGTTTACATGGTCTGTTCTGATCACGAACGTTATTATTTTGTTCGCGTTCCCGGTACTAACGGTTTCACTAGCTTTGATGATGTTTGACCGTATGTTCGGTGCACAGTTCTTTACCATGGCAAACGGTGGTATGGATATGCTCTGGGCCAACCTGTTCTGGGTATGGGGCCATCCTGAGGTTTATATCGTTATACTGCCAGCGTTTGGTATTTATAGTGAGATCATTTCAACATTCTCACGCAAGAACCTATATGGTTACAAATCGATGGTATACAGTATGGTTGTTATCTCGCTATTGTCGTTCCTTGTATGGGCGCATCACTTCTATACAATGGGGCATGGAGTTACAGTTAATGGCTTCTTCTCCATCTCAACGATGGCTATCGCGGTCCCTACCGGGGTTAAAATATTTAACTGGCTATTTACACTCCGAAAGGGCAAGATCGAGTTTACGACACCGATGTTATACTCACTTGCTTTCATTCCGATCTTTACGATCGGTGGTGTAACAGGTGTCATGCTCGCAATGGCAAGTGCCGATTACCAGTATCATAATACAATGTTCCTGGTTGCCCACTTCCACTATGTATTAATTCCGGGTACTGTATTCGCCGTCCTAGCTGGCTTCTACTACTGGTTCCCGAAAATGTTCGGTTTCAGATTGAACGATCGCCAAGGCAAACGGGCCTTCTGGTTGATCGCAGTCAGCTTCAATGTGACGTTCCTGCCGTTGTTCTTCTTGGGACTCAAGGGAATGACACGTCGTACGTACACGTATTCGGCAGAAACAGGTTTTGGTCCATTAAATATGATTGCTTCGATCGGTGCTATCGGTCTAGCTCTCGGATTTGTATACCTTGTATATAACATTTACTGGAGCTTCCGTTATGCGAAGAGAGATACTACAAATGATCCGTGGGATGCACGTACACTGGAATGGAGTATTCCTAGCCCGGTTCCAGAATATAACTTTGCACTTATTCCTAAGGTGAATGGTTTAGATCCATTCTGGGAATCCAAGAAGACGGGGCAACCTTTAACTGAAGGTGAATACGAAGAGATTCATATGCCTAACAATAGCGGACAACCGTTTATCCTAGGTATGATCTTTATGGCCTTTGGATTCTGTATGGTATTTAGCTGGTGGGTTCCTTCAATTATCTTCGGCATAGGCATTGTCATCATGCTCGCGGTACGTTCTTTCGAACGCGATCATGGACGTCATATCTCGGTCAAAGAAATTAGGGAGACGGAACAAAGATTGCGGGGTGAACAGTCATGA
- a CDS encoding HD-GYP domain-containing protein, with amino-acid sequence MTVPIGAKKLYLDKEPDTVKWVGMLWRKHPETYQHCVRVAILAEKIAVPMKLSSSSKDNLIRGCFLHDIGKAMIPKELILQRTPLTSEQWEIMKLHPVLGAEMVEANTGFSGEIIGLIRYHHERWDGKGYPEGLSGEQIPLSARICAVIDAFDSMLSHRPYVRRKHTSEARLELLRHAGTQFDPDVVHAFMKLREESLNIYPLE; translated from the coding sequence GTGACTGTTCCGATTGGAGCTAAGAAACTTTATCTAGATAAAGAACCAGATACGGTCAAGTGGGTTGGTATGTTATGGCGAAAACATCCTGAGACATACCAGCATTGTGTGAGAGTCGCAATCCTAGCTGAGAAAATAGCGGTACCGATGAAACTTAGCAGTTCGAGTAAAGATAATCTAATTCGTGGCTGCTTTTTACATGATATTGGCAAGGCAATGATTCCGAAAGAGCTCATTCTTCAGCGTACTCCCTTAACAAGCGAGCAATGGGAAATTATGAAGTTGCATCCGGTACTAGGGGCAGAAATGGTGGAAGCAAATACGGGATTTAGCGGTGAAATTATTGGATTAATTCGTTACCATCACGAACGATGGGACGGTAAAGGATATCCTGAAGGCTTGAGTGGGGAGCAGATTCCATTATCGGCGAGAATATGTGCCGTTATTGATGCGTTTGACTCTATGTTGTCACATCGACCGTATGTAAGAAGAAAGCATACAAGTGAGGCCAGGTTAGAATTATTGCGACATGCCGGAACTCAATTTGATCCAGATGTGGTGCATGCATTTATGAAATTAAGAGAAGAAAGCCTTAATATCTATCCACTTGAATGA
- a CDS encoding PD40 domain-containing protein, whose amino-acid sequence MNDEKQWNETVERLRRGLPVNEELKQELRESLLQEHNMKGKRGSSSIDTVKRHRSRWKFGALAIAIAGLCLFSTLWLSQRDTDKVEAASLHLFDQFSFDQQLGRENSAGMAEYEGTIYLPLNEDGLYVLSSSEYNKLIDGNINFVRVSPDGTQLVYVQEGSLYLYNIADESSRLLLLGGSDYGLLETPAWSPDGRNIMFVSRTQLKNEIDRETESSQGQIYELSLDNGTVRSIVKGQYPSYVAGQNGLFFERDHQIIYRDLKRGEEKVLDSGRYPAVSNDGSYVAYIKSQGDPVLEDVWIADTNFNTKKQMTQNELADAWENGELVEGKQQARYTFEQPTWSHDDQRLFVYKVFHTNTVFKKLVRFQIAASKPGPEDIVAGSIKALIYRDEEFAHTFFNYDPGYLKGTSPRQIGYRILGNGEVDGKTYVDAETYLSYLDPYYEIDKVRYVVTDTPTGYKISDMLQLDNITVAVWGDAAYRVVEGEKQGDPLMELKDIPHKGTWENGKLWSLLHVEEDHTLWFTVTRASGDQSELGLLRYDMESKQFTEVCTIEGASSSYLLQLDDTRQNVAISTELNGKPDLVIYHLPDHKMTILSEQIMGVKPKEVYTRFWNHGKLIFYADMDGREVFFSFDPQSGEVSAN is encoded by the coding sequence ATGAATGATGAGAAACAGTGGAACGAGACCGTGGAGAGGTTGCGTAGGGGTCTTCCTGTGAATGAAGAGTTGAAGCAGGAACTTCGAGAATCTTTGCTACAGGAACACAATATGAAGGGAAAACGGGGTTCGTCATCAATTGATACTGTAAAGCGCCATCGTTCACGCTGGAAATTTGGTGCACTGGCAATTGCGATAGCAGGATTATGTTTGTTTTCAACATTGTGGTTATCTCAAAGAGATACGGATAAAGTCGAGGCGGCATCGCTACATTTGTTTGATCAATTTTCCTTTGATCAACAGTTAGGGCGGGAGAATAGTGCGGGGATGGCGGAGTATGAAGGTACGATCTACTTGCCATTAAATGAGGACGGTTTATACGTTTTAAGTAGTTCGGAGTACAACAAATTAATCGACGGAAATATTAATTTTGTTCGAGTGTCACCGGATGGTACGCAGCTGGTATATGTTCAGGAAGGAAGTTTGTATTTGTATAATATCGCTGATGAATCCAGTCGACTGCTATTGCTGGGGGGAAGTGATTATGGACTGTTGGAGACACCCGCTTGGTCGCCGGACGGTCGAAATATTATGTTTGTGAGTCGGACACAGCTTAAGAATGAGATAGATAGAGAAACGGAGTCCTCGCAAGGGCAAATTTATGAGCTAAGTTTGGATAATGGAACGGTTCGTTCAATCGTGAAGGGACAGTATCCTTCTTATGTGGCAGGACAAAATGGACTGTTCTTCGAAAGAGATCATCAGATTATATACAGGGATTTGAAGCGTGGAGAAGAAAAGGTGCTTGATAGTGGAAGGTATCCTGCTGTCTCTAATGATGGCTCGTATGTGGCATACATTAAATCGCAAGGTGATCCGGTGTTAGAAGATGTATGGATCGCGGATACGAATTTTAACACCAAAAAGCAGATGACCCAGAACGAACTTGCAGATGCATGGGAGAATGGCGAGTTAGTAGAAGGGAAACAACAGGCACGATATACCTTTGAACAACCAACATGGAGCCATGATGATCAGCGGTTATTTGTTTACAAGGTTTTTCATACAAATACGGTGTTCAAGAAATTAGTGAGGTTTCAGATTGCTGCATCAAAACCAGGGCCTGAAGATATCGTTGCAGGTTCCATCAAGGCTTTGATATATAGGGACGAGGAGTTTGCGCATACGTTTTTTAATTATGATCCTGGTTATCTAAAAGGAACGAGTCCAAGGCAGATTGGTTATCGAATTCTTGGTAATGGTGAAGTGGATGGGAAAACCTATGTGGATGCCGAAACTTATTTGTCCTATCTTGATCCATATTATGAAATTGATAAAGTTCGCTATGTCGTTACGGATACCCCTACTGGATATAAAATCAGTGATATGCTGCAGTTAGATAACATTACAGTCGCTGTGTGGGGAGATGCTGCATATAGAGTAGTGGAGGGAGAAAAACAAGGTGATCCTCTGATGGAACTAAAGGATATACCTCATAAAGGTACATGGGAAAATGGTAAGCTTTGGAGTCTGCTGCATGTGGAGGAGGATCATACGTTATGGTTTACCGTGACACGGGCAAGTGGCGATCAGTCAGAGCTTGGATTGTTGCGATATGACATGGAATCCAAACAATTTACTGAGGTATGTACTATTGAGGGAGCTTCAAGCTCATATCTCTTACAACTGGATGATACGCGCCAAAATGTAGCCATATCGACTGAGTTGAATGGTAAGCCGGATTTGGTAATATATCATCTGCCAGATCATAAAATGACGATATTGTCCGAGCAAATTATGGGAGTGAAACCGAAAGAGGTATACACTCGATTCTGGAATCATGGAAAGTTGATCTTCTATGCGGATATGGACGGTAGAGAAGTATTCTTCTCATTTGATCCCCAGTCAGGCGAAGTGAGTGCAAACTGA
- the qoxD gene encoding cytochrome aa3 quinol oxidase subunit IV: MKKLFPVQHVMGYLFSLILSVVALSVVVWDLSVAMGLTILLVCAVIQLGVQLFMFMHISENKSKSALYTNLAYAVVVGLVTIFGTLFTMIWGYQIK, encoded by the coding sequence ATGAAAAAGCTATTCCCGGTTCAACACGTGATGGGATATCTATTTTCGCTTATCCTTTCAGTCGTTGCATTGTCCGTGGTCGTCTGGGATCTTTCCGTAGCGATGGGTCTAACTATTCTCCTCGTTTGTGCGGTCATCCAGTTGGGTGTTCAGCTGTTCATGTTCATGCATATTAGTGAGAACAAATCGAAGTCGGCACTGTATACAAATCTTGCCTACGCGGTAGTTGTAGGTCTGGTCACAATATTTGGTACATTGTTTACAATGATTTGGGGATACCAGATTAAGTAA
- a CDS encoding metal-sensitive transcriptional regulator has translation MQIRNSHHSEATKSNLTSRLNRIEGQIRGIKGLIEKDTYCDDVLNQIAAAQSALNSVARLLLEGHMKSCIIERIQAGEDNVVDELLVTMNKLMK, from the coding sequence ATGCAGATCAGAAACAGTCATCATTCGGAAGCGACGAAGAGTAATTTAACAAGCCGATTGAATAGAATTGAAGGTCAGATTCGCGGAATCAAAGGTTTGATCGAGAAGGATACCTACTGCGATGATGTGCTTAATCAAATTGCTGCTGCACAGTCTGCGTTGAATAGTGTGGCACGTTTACTCCTCGAGGGCCATATGAAGAGCTGCATAATTGAACGTATTCAGGCTGGAGAAGACAATGTTGTTGATGAGTTATTGGTTACAATGAACAAGTTAATGAAATAA
- a CDS encoding diaminopimelate dehydrogenase, which produces MASNIKVGIVGYGNLGRGVEKALKQNPDFELRAIFSRRNPDDVAASNGVVHISEVEKYKGDIDVMILCGGSATDLPEQGPELAALFNTVDSFDTHAKIPEYFDKVNVAALEGGNVSVISTGWDPGLFSLNRLLAEAVLPEGKEYTFWGKGVSQGHSDAIRRVEGVKNGVQYTIPVESVVESVRKGENPVLATKDKHLRECYVVAEEGADKAKIEREIKEMPNYFSDYVTTVNFISEEELKSNHAAMPHGGTVLRSGRTGENSTQIIEFGLKLDSNPEFTASVLVAYARAVYKLSKDGQAGAKTVFDIPYGLLSPKSPEQLRKELL; this is translated from the coding sequence GTGGCATCGAACATCAAAGTAGGTATCGTAGGGTACGGAAATTTGGGCCGTGGCGTGGAAAAAGCGCTGAAACAAAATCCCGATTTCGAACTACGCGCAATTTTTTCCAGAAGAAACCCTGACGATGTGGCGGCAAGTAATGGTGTCGTTCATATTTCTGAGGTTGAGAAGTACAAAGGTGATATAGATGTAATGATCCTTTGCGGAGGCTCGGCCACCGACCTTCCAGAGCAAGGACCGGAACTTGCGGCGTTGTTTAATACTGTCGACAGTTTTGATACCCATGCGAAGATTCCTGAATACTTCGATAAAGTAAATGTAGCGGCTCTAGAAGGTGGAAATGTTAGTGTTATTTCTACTGGATGGGATCCTGGATTGTTCTCATTGAATCGCTTACTTGCGGAAGCTGTTCTTCCAGAAGGTAAAGAGTACACATTCTGGGGCAAAGGTGTTAGCCAAGGCCATTCTGATGCGATTCGTCGTGTTGAGGGAGTTAAGAACGGTGTCCAATACACGATTCCTGTAGAATCCGTAGTAGAGAGTGTTCGTAAGGGTGAGAACCCTGTGTTGGCTACAAAAGACAAGCATCTTCGTGAGTGCTACGTTGTGGCAGAAGAAGGCGCGGACAAAGCGAAGATCGAACGTGAGATTAAAGAAATGCCTAACTATTTCTCGGATTACGTGACAACCGTTAACTTTATTAGTGAAGAGGAACTGAAGAGCAATCACGCTGCGATGCCTCACGGTGGAACGGTGCTAAGAAGCGGTCGCACAGGTGAGAACAGTACACAGATTATTGAATTTGGATTGAAGCTTGATAGCAATCCAGAATTTACCGCAAGTGTTCTTGTAGCTTATGCACGTGCAGTTTACAAGCTCTCGAAGGATGGACAAGCTGGGGCGAAGACCGTTTTCGACATCCCGTATGGTCTGCTCTCTCCGAAATCTCCAGAGCAACTTCGTAAAGAATTATTGTAG
- the copZ gene encoding copper chaperone CopZ, which produces MQNIILNVEGMSCGHCVKSVEGAIAEIGAEAKVDLNAKNVSVSFDESKVTVEAIKEAIEEQGYDVV; this is translated from the coding sequence ATGCAAAATATTATTTTGAACGTAGAAGGTATGTCATGTGGTCATTGTGTTAAATCGGTAGAAGGAGCTATTGCTGAAATTGGGGCAGAGGCAAAGGTTGATTTGAATGCTAAAAATGTTAGCGTATCTTTTGATGAGAGCAAAGTGACAGTTGAAGCTATTAAAGAAGCCATCGAAGAACAAGGTTATGATGTTGTCTAA